A stretch of Triticum aestivum cultivar Chinese Spring chromosome 1D, IWGSC CS RefSeq v2.1, whole genome shotgun sequence DNA encodes these proteins:
- the LOC123180618 gene encoding receptor-like protein kinase HERK 1 translates to MGTTTGQKTALLLLGTLWVLLGTCNAAEFSPADNYLINCGSTVDANLHDGRVFKADNSGSTILTSHHSVPANTLPDAVISSDNPVLYQTARIFIVPSSYSFNMKSRGRHFVRLHFFGFRYQSYDLAAAKFKVSTQHVVLLDNFTPPSNSSPLVREYSLNITEDMLILSFVPLGNSTSFINAIEVISVPDDLIQDSAQTVNPSGQYLGLATQSFQTFYRINVGGREVTVVNDTLSRSWDTDQNFFINSTTTELFAYQGRLNYQKGAATKEDAPDSVYNTARRLAVQNRTSPASNMTWQFDVDGRSSYLIRFHFCDIVSKAAYSLYFDIYVDGGLALENLDLSEKVFGTLAVPYYTEFVLKSSNPSGKLSVGIGPSSLNNVALDGILNGLEIMKMNISTGTIYVVWPPATPKRKLAIILGPVLGGVGAVSIAIILCFVLRRKKKEKKPRRAPTSRPSSSWSPLTLNGLSFLSIGTRTTSRTTHTSGTNSDVSYRIPFALLQVATKHFDEQMVVGVGGFGKVYKAVLQDSTKVAVKRGNQKSHQGLKEFRTEIELLSGLRHRHLVSLIGYCDEQNEMILVYEYMEKGTLKSHLYGSDMPPLSWKKRVEICIGAARGLHYLHTGFAKSIIHRDVKSANILLDENLMAKVSDFGLSKTGPELDQTHVSTAVKGSFGYLDPEYYRRQKLTDKSDVYSFGVVLLEVICARPVIDPTLPRDMINLAEWAIKWQKRGELGQIVDQRIAGTIRPESLRKYGETVEKCLADYGVDRPTMGDVLWNLEFVLQLQEAGPDISNVDSMNQISELPSDARRMGSLEIGTADEGRTNMDYSQMSTNDAFSQLMNTEGR, encoded by the coding sequence ATGGGCACCACTACCGGGCAAAAGACAGCTCTGCTCCTTCTTGGGACCCTCTGGGTTCTTCTTGGTACCTGCAATGCTGCTGAATTCTCCCCTGCAGACAACTACCTCATCAACTGCGGCTCCACAGTCGACGCTAATCTCCACGATGGGAgggtcttcaaagcagacaattCCGGCTCGACTATATTGACATCACATCACAGCGTCCCTGCAAACACCTTGCCGGATGCAGTCATAAGTTCTGACAATCCTGTGCTGTATCAAACTGCAAGGATATTCATTGTGCCGTCGTCCTACTCCTTCAACATGAAGAGCCGTGGCCGGCATTTTGTCCGGCTACACTTCTTCGGTTTCAGATACCAGAGCTATGATCTTGCCGCGGCAAAGTTCAAAGTGTCCACCCAGCATGTTGTGTTACTGGACAATTTCACTCCGCCGAGCAATTCCTCACCGTTGGTCAGGGAGTATTCGCTGAATATTACCGAGGATATGCTAATTCTCTCATTTGTGCCTCTGGGAAACAGCACATCTTTCATCAATGCTATTGAAGTAATATCTGTTCCTGATGACCTGATACAGGATTCAGCGCAAACTGTGAATCCCTCCGGCCAGTATCTCGGCCTTGCAACACAGTCATTTCAGACATTCTACAGGATTAATGTGGGTGGACGGGAGGTGACCGTTGTCAATGACACACTCTCGCGTTCATGGGATACTGACCAGAACTTCTTCATAAATTCCACTACCACTGAACTGTTTGCTTACCAAGGGAGGCTGAATTATCAGAAAGGAGCTGCAACCAAGGAGGATGCACCGGACAGTGTGTACAACACTGCAAGGCGGTTGGCTGTGCAAAATAGAACCAGCCCAGCGTCCAACATGACATGGCAATTTGATGTTGACGGTCGTTCGAGCTATCTGATCCGGTTCCATTTTTGTGACATAGTGAGCAAGGCAGCATATTCCCTCTACTTTGATATTTATGTGGATGGCGGGTTAGCGTTAGAAAATCTTGACCTCTCTGAAAAAGTTTTTGGTACCTTGGCTGTGCCATACTACACGGAATTTGTCTTGAAGTCAAGCAATCCTTCTGGTAAGCTAAGTGTCGGCATTGGGCCTTCCAGCTTGAACAATGTGGCACTAGATGGCATCTTGAACGGCCTGGAGATCATGAAGATGAACATCAGTACTGGCACTATTTATGTTGTGTGGCCACCAGCAACGCCAAAAAGGAAACTGGCTATCATATTGGGCCCTGTTCTCGGAGGTGTTGGTGCTGTTAGCATTGCTATTATTCTCTGCTTTGTCCTCAGaagaaagaagaaggagaagaagccgCGGCGGGCACCGACAAGTCGACCTTCAAGTTCTTGGTCACCACTTACCCTCAATGGCCTTAGCTTCCTTAGCATAGGTACCCGAACAACCAGCCGGACCACTCATACATCTGGGACAAACAGTGATGTAAGCTACCGAATACCTTTTGCTTTGCTGCAAGTGGCAACAAAACACTTCGACGAGCAGATGGTTGTCGGAGTTGGGGGGTTTGGGAAGGTATACAAAGCAGTTCTGCAGGACAGCACCAAAGTCGCAGTCAAGCGGGGCAACCAGAAGTCCCACCAAGGGCTCAAAGAATTCCGGACAGAGATCGAGTTGCTGTCGGGGCTGCGACACCGTCACCTCGTGTCGCTCATCGGATATTGCGATGAGCAGAACGAGATGATCTTGGTGTATGAGTACATGGAGAAAGGTACGCTGAAGAGTCACCTGTATGGCAGTGACATGCCTCCCCTCAGCTGGAAGAAAAGAGTGGAAATCTGCATAGGGGCTGCAAGGGGGCTCCACTACCTGCACACAGGTTTTGCAAAGTCGATCATCCATCGTGATGTCAAGTCGGCAAACATTCTCCTCGACGAAAATCTCATGGCCAAGGTTTCTGATTTCGGTCTCTCGAAGACGGGACCTGAGTTGGATCAGACACATGTTAGCACTGCGGTGAAAGGGAGCTTCGGGTATCTTGACCCTGAGTACTACCGGAGGCAGAAGCTGACCGACAAGTCGGATGTGTACTCATTCGGCGTGGTCTTGCTGGAGGTGATCTGCGCGAGGCCAGTCATCGACCCGACGCTTCCAAGAGACATGATCAACCTTGCAGAATGGGCAATCAAGTGGCAGAAGAGGGGAGAGCTTGGTCAGATCGTCGATCAACGGATCGCTGGGACAATCAGGCCAGAGTCATTGAGGAAGTACGGTGAGACGGTCGAGAAGTGTCTTGCGGATTACGGCGTCGACCGCCCTACCATGGGTGATGTCCTGTGGAATCTGGAGTTTGTGCTCCAGCTGCAGGAGGCCGGCCCGGACATCTCCAATGTGGACAGCATGAATCAGATCTCTGAACTTCCTTCAGACGCCAGAAGGATGGGCTCTCTGGAGATCGGTACCGCAGACGAAGGCCGCACGAACATGGATTACTCTCAGATGTCGACCAACGATGCCTTCTCGCAGCTGATGAACACTGAAGGGAGGTGA
- the LOC123180619 gene encoding serine/arginine-rich splicing factor RS2Z33 isoform X2, producing MHSSYHLDGVPVFVNHFYRIRCVELKYDYGFVEFSDPRDADDARYELDGQEIDGSRIIVEFARGIPRGPGGSREYLGRGPPPGSGRCFNCGIDGHWARDCNAGDWKNKCYRCGEKGHIEKNCQNSPKNLKRGRSYSRSPPPHRERSLSRSYSRSPYPRRDDRAVGHEERRPRSSSYSPRRSASPSGLNRSPAPNGKSHPPREQAEVNGSHNGVRGNSLSPARDSRPATNRMSPSPWE from the exons ATGCATTCTTCATACCATCTTGATGGTGTTCCTGTTTTTGTCAACCATTTCTACAGAATACGATGTGTGGAGCTGAAGTATGATTATGGCTTCGTT GAGTTTAGCGATCCCCGGGATGCAGATGATGCAAGGTATGAGCTTGACGGCCAAGAGATTGATGGGAGCCGCATCATTGTTGAGTTTGCAAGAGGG ATCCCGCGTGGCCCAGGAGGTTCCCGCGAGTACTTGGGCAGAGGACCCCCTCCTGGTTCTGGCCGCTGCTTTAACTGTGGGATTGATGGGCACTGGGCTCGTGACTGCAATGCTGGCGACTGGAAAAATAAGTGCTATCGCTGTGGAGAAAAGGGCCATATAGAAAAAAACTGCCAAAACAGTCCTAAGAATCTCAA GCGGGGAAGAAGCTACTCACGCTCCCCACCACCTCATCGCGAAAGGAGCCTAAGCAGGAGTTACAG CCGATCGCCTTATCCGAGGAGGGATGATCGTGCTGTTGGCCACGAGGAAAGGCGACCAAGAAGCTCGAGTTACAGCCCTAGGAGGAGTGCTTCACCTTCCGGTTTGAACCGCAGCCCAGCACCAAATGGCAAGAGCCACCCACCAAGGGAGCAAGCTGAAGTCAATGGTTCACATAACGGTGTGAGAGGCAACAGCCTGAGTCCCGCCCGCGATAGCCGCCCAGCCACCAACAGAATGAGCCCTAGCCCCTGGGAGTGA
- the LOC123180619 gene encoding serine/arginine-rich splicing factor RS2Z32 isoform X1, which produces MPRYDDRYDRYDDRYDRYDDRYDRYNDRYDRYDRYGGNTKLYVGHLSTHTRTKDVEYLFGRYGRIRCVELKYDYGFVEFSDPRDADDARYELDGQEIDGSRIIVEFARGIPRGPGGSREYLGRGPPPGSGRCFNCGIDGHWARDCNAGDWKNKCYRCGEKGHIEKNCQNSPKNLKRGRSYSRSPPPHRERSLSRSYSRSPYPRRDDRAVGHEERRPRSSSYSPRRSASPSGLNRSPAPNGKSHPPREQAEVNGSHNGVRGNSLSPARDSRPATNRMSPSPWE; this is translated from the exons ATGCCTCGGTATGATGACCGTTACGATCGCTACGATGACCGTTATGATCGTTATGACGACCGTTATGATCGCTATAATGACCGTTATGATCGGTATGACCGATATGGTGGCAACACCAAGTTGTACGTGGGCCATCTTTCTACGCACACCCGGACCAAGGATGTTGAGTACCTTTTCGGCAGATATGGGAG AATACGATGTGTGGAGCTGAAGTATGATTATGGCTTCGTT GAGTTTAGCGATCCCCGGGATGCAGATGATGCAAGGTATGAGCTTGACGGCCAAGAGATTGATGGGAGCCGCATCATTGTTGAGTTTGCAAGAGGG ATCCCGCGTGGCCCAGGAGGTTCCCGCGAGTACTTGGGCAGAGGACCCCCTCCTGGTTCTGGCCGCTGCTTTAACTGTGGGATTGATGGGCACTGGGCTCGTGACTGCAATGCTGGCGACTGGAAAAATAAGTGCTATCGCTGTGGAGAAAAGGGCCATATAGAAAAAAACTGCCAAAACAGTCCTAAGAATCTCAA GCGGGGAAGAAGCTACTCACGCTCCCCACCACCTCATCGCGAAAGGAGCCTAAGCAGGAGTTACAG CCGATCGCCTTATCCGAGGAGGGATGATCGTGCTGTTGGCCACGAGGAAAGGCGACCAAGAAGCTCGAGTTACAGCCCTAGGAGGAGTGCTTCACCTTCCGGTTTGAACCGCAGCCCAGCACCAAATGGCAAGAGCCACCCACCAAGGGAGCAAGCTGAAGTCAATGGTTCACATAACGGTGTGAGAGGCAACAGCCTGAGTCCCGCCCGCGATAGCCGCCCAGCCACCAACAGAATGAGCCCTAGCCCCTGGGAGTGA
- the LOC123180619 gene encoding serine/arginine-rich splicing factor RS2Z33 isoform X3 codes for MPRIRCVELKYDYGFVEFSDPRDADDARYELDGQEIDGSRIIVEFARGIPRGPGGSREYLGRGPPPGSGRCFNCGIDGHWARDCNAGDWKNKCYRCGEKGHIEKNCQNSPKNLKRGRSYSRSPPPHRERSLSRSYSRSPYPRRDDRAVGHEERRPRSSSYSPRRSASPSGLNRSPAPNGKSHPPREQAEVNGSHNGVRGNSLSPARDSRPATNRMSPSPWE; via the exons ATGCCTCG AATACGATGTGTGGAGCTGAAGTATGATTATGGCTTCGTT GAGTTTAGCGATCCCCGGGATGCAGATGATGCAAGGTATGAGCTTGACGGCCAAGAGATTGATGGGAGCCGCATCATTGTTGAGTTTGCAAGAGGG ATCCCGCGTGGCCCAGGAGGTTCCCGCGAGTACTTGGGCAGAGGACCCCCTCCTGGTTCTGGCCGCTGCTTTAACTGTGGGATTGATGGGCACTGGGCTCGTGACTGCAATGCTGGCGACTGGAAAAATAAGTGCTATCGCTGTGGAGAAAAGGGCCATATAGAAAAAAACTGCCAAAACAGTCCTAAGAATCTCAA GCGGGGAAGAAGCTACTCACGCTCCCCACCACCTCATCGCGAAAGGAGCCTAAGCAGGAGTTACAG CCGATCGCCTTATCCGAGGAGGGATGATCGTGCTGTTGGCCACGAGGAAAGGCGACCAAGAAGCTCGAGTTACAGCCCTAGGAGGAGTGCTTCACCTTCCGGTTTGAACCGCAGCCCAGCACCAAATGGCAAGAGCCACCCACCAAGGGAGCAAGCTGAAGTCAATGGTTCACATAACGGTGTGAGAGGCAACAGCCTGAGTCCCGCCCGCGATAGCCGCCCAGCCACCAACAGAATGAGCCCTAGCCCCTGGGAGTGA